A single Vicugna pacos chromosome 15, VicPac4, whole genome shotgun sequence DNA region contains:
- the LOC107032938 gene encoding uncharacterized protein C2orf81-like isoform X2: protein MTDKGSRQARPRRQSDPGSKAEKALLPAVPVPQAEVLPELTEAEVAKLRAREEGEEVVGDIVEELVDRVMDAACKSYLERQCIPYAVNRARETILHVVQMRVVPRDEGEPHLAEDPTWAEDEEPSPCPIDTWAGGAVPVRRAPCSVERK from the exons ATGACGGACAAAGGCTCG aggcaggcccGACCCCGACGACAGAGTGACCCCGGATCCAAAGCGGAAAAGGCGCTGTTGCCTGCAGTTCCGGTACCGCAGGCAGAAGTCTTGCCTGAGCTCACTGAGGCGGAGGTGGCAAAGCTGAGGGCTCGCGAGGAGGGTGAGGAGGTGGTGGGCGACATCGTGGAGGAGCTGGTGGACCGTGTCATGGATGCCGCCTGCAAATCCTACCTGGAACGGCAG TGCATTCCGTACGCAGTGAACAGGGCACGGGAGACCATACTCCATGTGGTCCAGATGAGAGTTGTGCCCCGGGATGAGGGAGAACCCCACCTAGCAGAGGACCCCACGTGGGCGGAGGACGAGGAACCCTCACCTTGCCCGATTGACACCTGGGCTGGAGGAGCCGTGCCCGTGCGGCGCGCGCCCTGCTCGGTGGAAAGGAAGTAG
- the LOC107032938 gene encoding uncharacterized protein C2orf81 homolog isoform X1 has translation MTDKGSRQERQARPRRQSDPGSKAEKALLPAVPVPQAEVLPELTEAEVAKLRAREEGEEVVGDIVEELVDRVMDAACKSYLERQCIPYAVNRARETILHVVQMRVVPRDEGEPHLAEDPTWAEDEEPSPCPIDTWAGGAVPVRRAPCSVERK, from the exons ATGACGGACAAAGGCTCG aggcaggagaggcaggcccGACCCCGACGACAGAGTGACCCCGGATCCAAAGCGGAAAAGGCGCTGTTGCCTGCAGTTCCGGTACCGCAGGCAGAAGTCTTGCCTGAGCTCACTGAGGCGGAGGTGGCAAAGCTGAGGGCTCGCGAGGAGGGTGAGGAGGTGGTGGGCGACATCGTGGAGGAGCTGGTGGACCGTGTCATGGATGCCGCCTGCAAATCCTACCTGGAACGGCAG TGCATTCCGTACGCAGTGAACAGGGCACGGGAGACCATACTCCATGTGGTCCAGATGAGAGTTGTGCCCCGGGATGAGGGAGAACCCCACCTAGCAGAGGACCCCACGTGGGCGGAGGACGAGGAACCCTCACCTTGCCCGATTGACACCTGGGCTGGAGGAGCCGTGCCCGTGCGGCGCGCGCCCTGCTCGGTGGAAAGGAAGTAG
- the LOC102543123 gene encoding WD repeat domain 54-like isoform X2, producing MFRRERSIPLRGSAAALCNHLSVLQRPVRNLTHFGVVHGPGAQLLSAAPEGVPLAQRQLHAKEGAGVSSPLITQMYKCDGSVMVYWHALDSGGASCGTEWGLAVRLEPRSSRPAGACSSQNCSSKAQCFYLVPPGACRQHHRTQATLL from the exons ATGTTCCGCCGGGAGCGCTCCATTCCCCTTCGAGGCTCGGCGGCCGCCCTGTGCAACCACCTCAGTGTGCTGCAGCGGCCGGTCCGCAACCTCACACATTTTGGCGTAGTCCATGGACCCGGCGCCCAGCTTCTCAGCGCTGCTCCTGAGGGGGTGCCCTTGGCCCAGCGCCAGCTCCACGCAAAGGAGGGCGCTGGCGTGAGCTCCCCACTTATCACCCAG ATGTACAAGTGTGATGGCTCTGTCATGGTCTATTGGCATGCACTGGACTCTGGAGGTGCCTCCTGTGGGACTGAGTGGGGGCTGGCGGTCCGGCTGGAGCCTCGGTCTTCTCGCCCCGCTGGCGCCTGCA GTTCTCAAAACTGCTCCTCCAAGGCCCAGTGTTTCTACTTGGTGCCTCCAGGTGCCTGCAGGCAACACCACAGGACCCAGGCTACCCTGCTTTGA
- the LOC102543123 gene encoding WD repeat domain 54-like isoform X1 — translation MFRRERSIPLRGSAAALCNHLSVLQRPVRNLTHFGVVHGPGAQLLSAAPEGVPLAQRQLHAKEGAGVSSPLITQMYKCDGSVMVYWHALDSGGASCGTEWGLAVRLEPRSSRPAGACSRLLGGAPRPLEPEPPQASASRGAIAGLRPILRGGAPSRGPARQGCCSRNPARG, via the exons ATGTTCCGCCGGGAGCGCTCCATTCCCCTTCGAGGCTCGGCGGCCGCCCTGTGCAACCACCTCAGTGTGCTGCAGCGGCCGGTCCGCAACCTCACACATTTTGGCGTAGTCCATGGACCCGGCGCCCAGCTTCTCAGCGCTGCTCCTGAGGGGGTGCCCTTGGCCCAGCGCCAGCTCCACGCAAAGGAGGGCGCTGGCGTGAGCTCCCCACTTATCACCCAG ATGTACAAGTGTGATGGCTCTGTCATGGTCTATTGGCATGCACTGGACTCTGGAGGTGCCTCCTGTGGGACTGAGTGGGGGCTGGCGGTCCGGCTGGAGCCTCGGTCTTCTCGCCCCGCTGGCGCCTGCAGTAGGCTTCTGGGGGGCGCGCCGCGGCCTCTGGAACCGGAACCTCCGCAAGCTAGCGCATCCAGGGGCGCCATCGCGGGCTTGCGGCCCATTCTGCGTGGCGGTGCACCGAGCCGCGGGCCCGCGCGCCAGGGCTGCTGCAGCAGGAACCCGGCTAGGGGCTGA